One bacterium DNA window includes the following coding sequences:
- a CDS encoding DinB family protein yields MNTATILIQFEFNRWANARLLEAVSALTTEQFQKELGSSYSSVRDTLTHILAAEEVWLMRWKGISPKSMLDPAYFPDVKSLKSKWNEVEMDQWNFLSKISDESLMDAVEYQNFKDEIWEYQLWQMIHQMVSHSTYHRGQVVTMLRQLGAAPAQLDFLLFIDMTTPVSKPVLE; encoded by the coding sequence ATGAATACTGCAACTATCTTGATCCAATTCGAATTCAACCGGTGGGCAAATGCCCGGCTCTTAGAAGCTGTCAGCGCGCTGACGACAGAACAATTCCAGAAAGAACTGGGCTCCAGTTACTCGTCCGTTCGCGACACTCTGACGCACATTCTTGCCGCCGAGGAAGTGTGGCTCATGCGGTGGAAAGGGATATCGCCAAAATCTATGCTGGATCCGGCGTATTTTCCTGATGTGAAATCTCTGAAATCAAAATGGAATGAAGTGGAGATGGACCAGTGGAATTTCCTTTCGAAGATATCCGATGAATCTTTGATGGACGCGGTCGAATATCAAAATTTCAAAGACGAAATCTGGGAATATCAGCTCTGGCAAATGATCCATCAAATGGTGAGTCATTCCACGTATCATCGCGGACAGGTCGTTACGATGCTACGGCAGCTGGGAGCCGCCCCCGCTCAGCTCGACTTTTTGCTGTTCATCGATATGACAACGCCCGTTTCAAAACCAGTCCTCGAGTAA
- a CDS encoding type II toxin-antitoxin system VapC family toxin: MIYVLDTNTCIYFLNGTSVRIRDQIALREPSELATTSITAAELYYGAYHSKRITKNLEVLQKFFANMQVLPFHRRAAREFARLKESLRKKRKLVGAFDLMIAAIVRREEVTLVTHNTGEFNRIEGLLLEDWF; encoded by the coding sequence ATGATCTACGTTCTGGACACAAATACATGCATTTACTTCCTGAATGGGACATCAGTCCGCATCCGTGATCAAATCGCGTTGCGCGAGCCTTCCGAATTGGCTACCACTTCTATAACGGCTGCCGAGCTTTACTACGGAGCTTATCACTCGAAAAGAATCACCAAAAACCTGGAAGTGCTCCAAAAATTCTTTGCGAATATGCAAGTCCTTCCTTTTCACAGAAGGGCTGCAAGGGAGTTTGCCCGCTTGAAAGAAAGTCTCAGGAAGAAAAGGAAACTGGTCGGTGCGTTTGATCTTATGATTGCAGCGATCGTGCGCCGGGAAGAGGTTACGCTGGTCACACACAATACCGGTGAATTCAACAGGATAGAAGGTCTATTACTCGAGGACTGGTTTTGA
- a CDS encoding ribbon-helix-helix domain-containing protein has translation MQITIYLSDDLIRKIDALARKQGKSRSSLIQEALNRDLESKKSVSYPTETLSVFGAWKDLSIEQIDEFRKSFAGDVRRMKLK, from the coding sequence ATGCAGATAACGATTTACCTTTCGGATGATTTGATTCGGAAAATAGATGCATTAGCGCGAAAGCAAGGAAAGAGCCGCTCATCTCTAATTCAGGAAGCTTTGAATAGAGATTTAGAATCAAAGAAAAGTGTCTCCTATCCTACGGAAACGCTGTCGGTGTTTGGAGCCTGGAAGGACCTGAGTATCGAACAAATCGATGAATTCAGAAAAAGCTTTGCCGGAGACGTCCGGCGCATGAAGCTCAAATGA
- a CDS encoding PQQ-like beta-propeller repeat protein, with product MTGPGFWESNAGAGPRATPTLSQDRLYTLGGTGILNALDARNGSVVWSRNAASDTGRKVPDWGIASSPLVVGDTVIAATAGTLIGYDAATGKPRWFGPKGGWGYSSPQLTTIDGVAQIVLLNGTGVISVAPSDGTVLWQHAWNSDGIVQPAVIEGRDLLIGSGSGLADNNGMLRVTVAHDPDGWHVKERWTSIGLKPYFNDFVVHEGYAFGFDGSFLSCIDLKDGTRKWKGGRYGHGQLVLLPDQDLLLVLSEKGELALVAAAPGQFTELARFPAIKGKTWNHPVLVGDVLLVRNSQEMAAFRLSLAGN from the coding sequence GTGACGGGGCCCGGTTTCTGGGAGTCGAATGCCGGCGCTGGTCCGCGCGCGACGCCGACACTCAGCCAGGACCGCCTCTACACGCTGGGTGGAACGGGAATCCTGAACGCTCTCGACGCTCGTAACGGCTCTGTGGTCTGGTCACGCAACGCGGCATCCGACACCGGCAGGAAGGTTCCGGATTGGGGTATCGCGAGCTCGCCGTTGGTGGTTGGCGATACCGTGATCGCTGCAACTGCCGGTACGCTCATCGGCTACGATGCTGCCACCGGGAAGCCGCGCTGGTTCGGTCCGAAAGGCGGCTGGGGCTACAGCTCGCCGCAGTTGACCACGATCGACGGCGTCGCGCAGATCGTGCTGTTAAACGGGACCGGTGTGATCAGCGTTGCACCATCCGACGGCACTGTGCTCTGGCAGCACGCGTGGAATAGCGATGGCATCGTGCAGCCTGCCGTTATCGAGGGCCGGGACCTCCTGATCGGCAGCGGCTCCGGACTAGCAGACAACAACGGCATGCTCCGTGTAACGGTCGCGCACGATCCCGACGGATGGCACGTGAAAGAGCGTTGGACCTCGATTGGGCTGAAGCCCTACTTCAACGACTTCGTTGTTCACGAAGGCTACGCCTTCGGCTTCGATGGCAGTTTCCTCTCGTGTATCGATCTGAAGGACGGCACGCGCAAGTGGAAGGGCGGACGCTACGGCCACGGCCAACTTGTCCTGTTGCCCGATCAGGACCTGTTGCTGGTGCTGTCGGAGAAAGGTGAGCTTGCGCTGGTCGCGGCGGCTCCTGGCCAGTTCACGGAGCTCGCGCGGTTTCCGGCGATCAAGGGCAAGACCTGGAACCACCCAGTGCTGGTCGGTGACGTTCTGCTGGTTCGTAACAGCCAGGAAATGGCCGCATTTCGGCTCTCCCTCGCGGGCAATTGA
- a CDS encoding AAA family ATPase, with amino-acid sequence MNTRDPISFPPFLLDPINEQVLQGSTTIELRPKTYAILQYLLRNAGRLVTKDELFREIWPKTFISDSVLKVCIQEIRAALQDDPKKPKYIETAHRRGYRFIGKITAFPEERKEKNILLMGRSVEMEQLKQAMLDTLSGERKLIFITGEPGIGKTTLIESFLNDVVRQPVWIAQGQCFERFGAGEPYMPVFEALNSLCRRHGSQLTGLLRKKAPTWLARMPGLLSEEDRELLHREMMGATREGMLREIGDLVRTISTDQILILVLEDLHWSDFSTVDFLTYLANLQGPLRLLIIGTYRPSDAIRSSHPVLAVSAELQTHDLCKELALTPLDSDAVSRYLALKIGDDRIAGQLVPVIFSRTGGNPFFMTSLVEYLAHHNMLQVDAARIETAMPDNVARIIEKQIEGLSDREQTLLEAASVAGAEFSTDAIAVSIEEDAEQVEEMCEALVKKRTFLRRSVTKELRDSKSSAHYTFIHVLYQDAFLARVPPTRRARIHQSIGRKLESIYADHTNEIAAELAMHFDRAGDPDRAVQYLHKAAINAADRFAAQETVALSRRALQLLKKVPESKELRQKELQVLNTMCQALPTIVGYGSAEVEDAYNRAQSLCEQLGAAQDVYPSLLGLWRFHLIRAHIQTAEKIARQLLRLARKSKDKSALLEAHWALGVTLLNMGRFAAAIEHLETGIRMSGKSNHHTHVVLYGHHPRVACCCFDAWALASMLKIKESKVRLDEALKMARKIGHPESLALALFFSAFVHQLLGNIEQTMGFTQELRQLSEQHALIQWIAFGKSLNGWALSKTDKVKEGLLEMQQAFELHDRIGTEISRPHFLALSAEILADNGSLKVALDVIDQALERTRITGGAYYEAELYRLKGQLLLRQANRQKQAGNCFRTSVEIARRQKSHLFELKTKEALKKSAIKVK; translated from the coding sequence ATGAATACCCGCGATCCGATAAGCTTTCCTCCTTTTCTGCTGGATCCTATCAACGAACAAGTTCTGCAGGGTTCCACAACCATTGAGCTCCGTCCAAAAACGTACGCGATCTTGCAATACCTTTTGCGGAACGCAGGAAGATTGGTAACCAAGGATGAGTTATTCCGGGAGATCTGGCCAAAAACTTTTATAAGTGATTCGGTTTTGAAGGTGTGCATTCAGGAGATTCGCGCCGCTCTGCAAGATGATCCGAAAAAACCGAAATACATTGAGACTGCGCACCGGCGAGGTTATCGCTTCATCGGAAAAATAACGGCTTTCCCGGAAGAACGAAAAGAAAAAAACATCCTGCTGATGGGGCGCAGCGTTGAAATGGAGCAATTGAAGCAAGCGATGCTGGACACCTTATCAGGAGAGAGGAAGTTAATTTTTATTACAGGCGAACCTGGAATTGGAAAGACTACGCTTATCGAATCCTTCTTGAATGATGTTGTACGGCAGCCGGTGTGGATAGCGCAGGGGCAGTGTTTTGAGCGATTTGGAGCGGGTGAACCCTACATGCCTGTTTTTGAAGCTTTGAATTCACTATGCAGAAGACATGGATCTCAACTGACCGGCTTGCTTCGAAAGAAGGCACCCACCTGGCTCGCGCGAATGCCCGGTCTATTGTCTGAAGAAGATCGAGAGCTTTTGCATCGCGAAATGATGGGAGCCACGCGCGAAGGAATGCTCCGGGAAATCGGTGATTTAGTTAGAACGATTTCGACAGATCAAATTCTGATTCTGGTCCTGGAGGACCTTCACTGGAGCGATTTTTCCACCGTGGATTTTCTGACTTATCTTGCGAATCTGCAAGGTCCGTTACGGTTGTTAATCATTGGCACATACCGTCCCTCAGATGCGATTCGAAGCTCGCATCCGGTCCTAGCTGTAAGCGCTGAATTGCAAACGCACGATCTCTGTAAAGAGCTTGCGTTAACCCCGTTGGACTCTGATGCTGTATCTCGATATCTTGCGCTGAAGATTGGCGATGACCGGATTGCCGGGCAGCTAGTGCCAGTCATTTTCTCCCGCACGGGAGGGAATCCATTTTTCATGACAAGTCTTGTGGAGTATCTTGCTCACCACAATATGCTGCAGGTTGATGCTGCCCGGATCGAAACGGCAATGCCGGATAACGTTGCACGCATCATCGAAAAGCAGATAGAAGGCCTTTCTGATAGAGAGCAAACTCTCCTGGAAGCAGCCTCCGTGGCCGGAGCGGAATTCTCAACGGACGCGATTGCCGTGTCCATCGAAGAAGATGCTGAACAAGTTGAAGAAATGTGCGAAGCCCTTGTAAAAAAACGGACCTTCCTGCGCCGTTCGGTGACTAAGGAATTGCGGGATTCAAAATCTTCCGCGCACTACACCTTTATTCATGTGCTTTATCAGGATGCTTTTCTTGCGCGAGTTCCGCCAACACGCCGGGCCAGGATTCATCAAAGCATCGGCCGGAAACTGGAATCCATTTATGCAGACCATACGAATGAAATTGCAGCGGAGCTTGCCATGCATTTTGATCGGGCCGGTGATCCTGATCGCGCAGTTCAATATCTTCACAAGGCGGCGATAAATGCTGCAGACCGGTTCGCGGCTCAGGAAACCGTTGCGCTCTCGCGACGCGCGCTGCAGTTGCTAAAGAAAGTTCCGGAAAGTAAGGAACTACGGCAGAAGGAACTCCAAGTCCTTAATACGATGTGCCAGGCATTGCCCACGATCGTGGGTTATGGAAGTGCAGAAGTGGAGGACGCATACAACAGGGCTCAATCACTTTGTGAACAACTTGGCGCTGCACAGGATGTGTATCCGTCCTTGCTTGGCCTATGGAGATTCCATCTCATCCGAGCCCACATTCAGACTGCGGAAAAGATCGCACGTCAACTGCTGCGTCTCGCGCGAAAATCAAAAGACAAATCTGCGCTTTTGGAAGCTCACTGGGCACTCGGCGTCACTCTGTTGAACATGGGCAGGTTTGCTGCCGCAATCGAGCATCTTGAAACGGGTATTCGAATGAGTGGCAAGAGCAACCATCATACTCATGTCGTGCTTTATGGTCACCATCCGCGAGTTGCGTGCTGTTGTTTTGACGCCTGGGCGCTGGCATCCATGCTCAAAATCAAGGAATCAAAAGTGCGATTGGACGAAGCACTCAAAATGGCTCGCAAGATAGGGCATCCGGAAAGCCTTGCACTAGCGCTGTTCTTTTCGGCTTTCGTGCATCAGTTATTGGGGAATATTGAACAAACGATGGGATTCACGCAAGAACTCCGGCAGTTGTCCGAACAACATGCCTTGATCCAATGGATTGCATTCGGGAAAAGTCTGAACGGTTGGGCCTTGTCGAAAACCGACAAAGTAAAGGAAGGACTCCTTGAAATGCAGCAGGCTTTTGAACTGCATGACCGGATCGGTACCGAGATTTCTCGTCCTCATTTTTTAGCTCTTTCCGCAGAGATCCTGGCAGACAACGGATCATTGAAGGTTGCCCTGGACGTGATCGATCAAGCTCTGGAAAGAACAAGAATCACCGGTGGAGCATATTACGAAGCAGAATTGTATCGCTTAAAAGGTCAGTTGCTTCTGCGGCAGGCCAACCGTCAAAAACAGGCAGGGAATTGCTTTCGAACTTCTGTGGAAATCGCAAGGCGCCAAAAAAGTCATCTTTTCGAGTTGAAAACGAAAGAGGCATTGAAGAAATCGGCGATCAAAGTAAAATAA
- a CDS encoding cysteine hydrolase produces MTEHEKVLEMIRLKNRNGLTMQPTRMALLIIDVQKYFVSPEFPFGQVLDQLVTGLASGYFDRVRRNVIPNIQRLLKLFRAEKMPVLFTATGTLTGDGLDLPPWLRSFDQLGKQLLGKPVWPAVNDPSYEIDESISRRAEEPVIHKGSSGPFHLTKLDQILRSSGIDSLIVAGLTTDVCITQAAREAADKGFNVVIAEDACTTLSQQLHDASLQIFAMTFGRVRTTRDICALLTRNIDNDQTTEVLVNAKF; encoded by the coding sequence ATGACTGAACATGAAAAAGTTTTGGAAATGATCCGGCTGAAGAACCGGAACGGCCTGACAATGCAGCCTACCAGGATGGCGCTTCTGATTATTGATGTTCAAAAGTACTTTGTAAGTCCTGAATTTCCATTCGGACAGGTGCTGGATCAGCTGGTCACAGGCTTGGCCTCAGGATATTTTGATCGCGTTCGAAGGAACGTGATTCCAAACATCCAGCGTTTGTTAAAACTCTTCCGTGCGGAGAAGATGCCGGTCCTCTTCACTGCCACAGGAACGTTGACCGGTGATGGCCTGGACCTGCCTCCCTGGCTCCGAAGTTTTGATCAGCTCGGAAAACAGCTGCTGGGAAAACCAGTTTGGCCAGCAGTGAACGATCCGTCTTATGAAATAGACGAAAGCATAAGTCGGCGTGCTGAGGAGCCCGTGATACACAAAGGTTCGAGCGGTCCTTTCCATTTAACCAAACTCGATCAGATACTCCGTTCCAGCGGAATCGACTCGCTGATTGTAGCCGGCCTCACAACAGATGTCTGTATCACACAAGCAGCAAGAGAGGCAGCAGACAAGGGTTTTAACGTTGTGATTGCCGAAGACGCTTGTACAACACTCAGTCAGCAACTGCATGACGCGTCGTTGCAAATTTTTGCAATGACATTCGGGCGAGTGCGAACTACGCGGGACATCTGCGCACTACTAACAAGGAATATTGACAACGATCAAACAACGGAGGTTTTAGTCAATGCCAAATTCTAA
- the arsS gene encoding arsenosugar biosynthesis radical SAM protein ArsS (Some members of this family are selenoproteins.), producing MSTRSSLARRHSALASTAEQLRILSETKEIPPFDTMVQERNGSSLRAGGIDIFQINVGKLCNQVCAHCHVDAGPDRTEVMSRETMQLCLDQLAKTPIPTVDITGGAPEMNPHFRWLVEEVRALGRRVMDRCNLTVIFVKGKEDLPEFLAKHEVEVICSLPYYQERETDRQRGVGVFDRSIEALRRFNAIGYGMPDSRLVLNLVHNPVGAFLPGSQKAIEQEFKRNLARKYGIQFNNLYCITNMPISRFLEFLLESGNYERYMDRLVQAFNPEAVNGVMCRNTISIGWDGRLYDCDFNQMLDLEVGFSAPRHISEFNYELLTNRRIVTGRHCYGCTAGSGSSCGGTTA from the coding sequence ATGTCCACAAGATCCAGTTTAGCTAGAAGGCATTCGGCGCTCGCTTCCACAGCGGAACAGTTGCGAATTCTGAGCGAAACGAAAGAGATTCCTCCGTTCGATACAATGGTGCAGGAACGAAACGGCTCTTCGTTGCGCGCAGGCGGAATCGATATTTTTCAGATCAACGTGGGAAAGCTATGCAATCAAGTTTGCGCGCACTGCCATGTGGATGCCGGACCGGACAGGACCGAAGTCATGTCCAGGGAGACGATGCAACTTTGCCTGGATCAGCTGGCGAAAACACCCATTCCCACTGTTGATATCACGGGTGGCGCTCCGGAGATGAATCCGCATTTCCGGTGGCTGGTCGAAGAAGTGCGGGCGCTCGGGCGGCGCGTCATGGACCGCTGCAACCTTACAGTTATTTTTGTGAAAGGAAAGGAGGACCTTCCGGAGTTTCTCGCGAAACACGAAGTGGAAGTCATTTGCTCGTTGCCTTATTACCAGGAGCGTGAAACTGACCGCCAGCGCGGCGTGGGAGTGTTCGATCGATCAATCGAAGCGCTGCGGCGATTCAATGCGATCGGGTACGGAATGCCTGACAGCAGATTGGTTTTGAATCTTGTGCATAATCCGGTGGGCGCGTTTCTTCCGGGATCGCAAAAAGCAATTGAGCAGGAGTTTAAGAGAAATCTTGCGCGAAAGTATGGAATCCAATTCAACAATTTATATTGCATCACAAACATGCCGATCAGCCGTTTTCTGGAATTCTTGCTTGAATCCGGAAACTATGAACGATACATGGATCGCCTTGTTCAAGCATTCAATCCGGAGGCGGTGAATGGAGTGATGTGCCGAAACACCATCTCTATCGGATGGGATGGCCGCCTCTACGATTGCGACTTCAATCAGATGCTGGACCTGGAAGTCGGGTTTTCAGCGCCCCGCCACATTTCTGAATTCAACTATGAGCTTCTCACCAATCGCCGGATCGTGACCGGACGCCATTGTTATGGTTGCACGGCAGGTTCCGGTTCGAGCTGCGGCGGCACCACCGCATAG
- a CDS encoding arsenosugar biosynthesis-associated peroxidase-like protein — protein MEHYYHRNDLGKFSDMGKESPDLWKKFQEWYGAVFAEGALTEREKALIALAVSHTVQCPYCIDAYTNTCLEKGSNLEEMTEAVHIAAAIRGGASLVHGVQMRNIVEKLEM, from the coding sequence ATGGAACACTATTATCATCGAAACGATCTCGGTAAGTTTTCAGACATGGGAAAAGAGAGTCCGGATCTCTGGAAAAAATTTCAAGAGTGGTACGGTGCTGTTTTTGCTGAAGGGGCTTTGACGGAGCGAGAAAAAGCCTTGATTGCTCTGGCCGTATCGCATACAGTGCAATGTCCATATTGTATTGACGCTTATACGAATACTTGCCTTGAGAAAGGATCCAATCTGGAAGAGATGACAGAAGCAGTTCACATCGCTGCCGCGATTCGGGGCGGTGCCTCACTGGTGCATGGAGTGCAGATGAGAAATATTGTTGAAAAACTGGAGATGTAA
- a CDS encoding tetratricopeptide repeat protein has protein sequence MEKDPAKRYANATELLKDLHSLEQDLRIPQIRGSPPGSRLLNRPLIRRIALATIIFCLVASGLLLFQRQRPTETRAFAERNWILLTDFENATGDPIFDQTLNEGLTLALQQSRHVNVYPRSQTFEALKRMARKNVDRIDESTGREICQRENLQVLVTGSIRRSGDNYQVTLRALEPINGTLLFAEREEFDKKEELFTKVDSLALRVRERLGEPDKRIEIHARPLAKVTTRSMKALQHYSQASDAHNRGETESARVQLLGALSLDPNFAMAHQLLAEVYELLGDPTKREEHFQRAYDLRHTLTDRERNMIEASYYADQGHMEKAVEMLKVLIGLYPDDLGGRKLLASCYRELGQLSKAIIELHHVIRLHPTDAHANGSMVILLARANNSKQAIEMYQKAKAVGVRTPELDWGLGLAYLGVGNLNEARRQFHFLEQSEGAYQVIGEIYNVRTTLYEGKFSETIHKLGAGIAKDQKSSNKQPEMLRRYLLANIFHLTGDSELVAEQLQPILSGKLIDLASDDIRRAGALFARIGKIDKAVALLNELQRRVKDAPTYFRKSCYFNLKGEISLAKDDPRDAIQSFLNADAELPWYVSHHGLARAYEESGDLKNASAEWQKVLDARGEILQDGFPPEWILAHLELARIQSRMNNREAARDNYQRFLQIWQQADAIPIREEATREWNQLIKEGGKNVLDQH, from the coding sequence TTGGAAAAGGATCCAGCGAAGCGCTACGCCAACGCGACAGAATTATTGAAGGATCTGCACAGTTTAGAACAGGACCTGCGAATCCCACAGATTCGCGGAAGTCCTCCTGGATCTCGCTTGCTGAACCGACCCCTGATTCGAAGGATTGCTCTCGCAACGATCATTTTCTGTCTCGTTGCTTCAGGACTACTGTTATTTCAACGTCAACGACCAACAGAAACACGTGCTTTTGCCGAACGGAACTGGATTCTTCTTACCGATTTTGAGAATGCCACAGGCGATCCCATCTTTGACCAGACACTGAACGAAGGATTGACGCTTGCGCTGCAGCAATCCCGCCATGTAAATGTCTATCCGCGTTCGCAGACGTTTGAAGCTCTAAAACGTATGGCGCGTAAAAATGTTGATCGCATCGATGAATCCACAGGCCGCGAAATCTGCCAGCGTGAAAATCTACAGGTACTGGTTACGGGTAGTATCCGGCGCAGCGGAGATAACTATCAGGTAACATTGCGCGCCCTTGAGCCGATTAACGGCACACTCCTGTTCGCAGAGAGAGAGGAGTTTGATAAAAAGGAAGAGCTTTTTACGAAAGTCGATTCGCTTGCACTTAGAGTGCGAGAACGCCTGGGGGAACCGGATAAACGGATCGAAATCCATGCGCGTCCCCTTGCAAAAGTTACCACGCGATCCATGAAAGCCTTGCAGCATTATTCACAGGCTTCCGATGCGCATAACAGAGGGGAAACGGAATCCGCCCGGGTTCAATTGTTAGGCGCCTTATCGTTGGATCCGAACTTTGCAATGGCGCACCAATTGCTGGCGGAGGTATACGAGCTTCTTGGAGATCCAACCAAGAGGGAGGAGCATTTCCAGCGTGCATATGACCTGCGGCACACGCTGACAGATCGTGAGAGAAATATGATCGAGGCCAGCTATTATGCAGATCAAGGACATATGGAAAAAGCAGTTGAAATGCTGAAAGTGCTTATTGGTTTATATCCCGATGATTTAGGTGGGCGCAAATTACTGGCATCCTGTTACAGGGAATTGGGCCAGCTTTCGAAAGCCATCATTGAACTGCATCATGTAATCCGGCTTCATCCTACTGATGCGCATGCGAACGGTTCCATGGTGATTCTCCTGGCGCGCGCGAACAACAGCAAACAAGCAATTGAGATGTATCAGAAAGCCAAAGCAGTGGGCGTGCGCACACCCGAACTTGATTGGGGACTCGGTTTGGCTTATCTAGGCGTTGGAAATCTGAACGAGGCACGCCGGCAATTCCATTTTCTGGAGCAGAGCGAAGGAGCCTATCAGGTTATTGGTGAAATCTATAATGTCCGGACAACACTGTACGAAGGAAAGTTTTCAGAGACCATCCACAAACTCGGCGCAGGAATCGCCAAGGATCAAAAATCTTCAAACAAACAACCGGAAATGCTCCGCAGGTATTTGCTTGCGAATATTTTCCATTTAACTGGTGACTCAGAACTGGTCGCCGAACAGTTGCAACCCATTCTTTCCGGAAAGCTGATAGATCTGGCGTCCGATGACATTCGGCGGGCAGGAGCCCTCTTTGCCAGAATCGGAAAGATCGACAAAGCTGTTGCATTGCTGAACGAACTCCAGCGTCGCGTGAAGGACGCTCCCACTTACTTCAGAAAAAGCTGCTATTTTAATCTGAAAGGTGAAATCTCCCTTGCAAAGGACGACCCTCGTGATGCAATCCAATCCTTCTTAAATGCAGATGCAGAACTGCCATGGTATGTATCTCATCATGGATTGGCCCGCGCCTACGAAGAATCAGGTGATCTGAAGAATGCGTCCGCTGAATGGCAAAAGGTTCTTGATGCTCGCGGAGAAATCCTACAGGACGGCTTTCCGCCTGAATGGATTCTTGCCCACCTGGAACTCGCACGAATACAAAGCCGTATGAACAACCGGGAAGCTGCTAGGGATAATTATCAGCGTTTTCTCCAAATCTGGCAGCAGGCAGACGCTATCCCCATTCGCGAAGAGGCAACGCGCGAGTGGAACCAGCTAATAAAGGAAGGAGGAAAAAATGTACTTGATCAACACTAA
- a CDS encoding aspartate aminotransferase family protein, with the protein MDKISETTAQLTYGTWRLQKNWKPLHIVDAEGCYFTDSEGKKYLDFCAQLMCSLLGHKNQAVIQAIVDQAKKLPYIAPAFATTERAQLSELLLKVLPSGLNRFFYTTSGTEANEAAFKIARMVTGKSRIISRYRSYHGSTMGSIAATGDFRRWFMEPASKIPNVSFAPEVDCYRCPLHHKYPECNVACADYIDHILQNENDVAAVIVEPVVGTNGILVPPKEYMPRLREICNQHKVLLIADEVMSGWGRTGKWFAVDHWDVKPDILTTAKGITSAYVPLGLCATTSEVAGYFDDHYFAHGHTYEAHPLTIAAAIAAIGEYERLNLIERAAEMERYMEQKLRVLQEKHACIGDVRGIGLFWTVDLAKDRATKAPFNTFKDKTANVPLVVDRIAAEMLKNGVYIQAWVNHFIIAPPLIITREEIDQGVAALDAALKNL; encoded by the coding sequence GTGGATAAGATTTCTGAAACTACAGCTCAGCTGACTTACGGAACGTGGCGGCTTCAAAAGAACTGGAAACCTCTGCACATCGTCGATGCGGAAGGGTGTTACTTCACAGATTCTGAGGGCAAAAAGTATCTGGATTTCTGCGCGCAATTGATGTGCTCTCTTCTGGGACACAAGAATCAGGCGGTCATTCAGGCGATTGTCGATCAGGCCAAAAAGCTTCCCTACATTGCGCCGGCCTTTGCAACAACAGAGCGCGCACAATTAAGCGAATTACTCCTCAAGGTTTTGCCTTCAGGTTTGAACAGGTTCTTTTACACAACCTCAGGAACCGAAGCAAATGAAGCAGCATTCAAAATAGCGCGAATGGTTACAGGAAAATCGAGAATCATTTCGCGTTACCGTTCCTATCATGGATCCACGATGGGATCCATCGCGGCAACGGGCGATTTTCGGCGCTGGTTTATGGAACCGGCGAGCAAAATACCGAACGTCAGCTTTGCGCCGGAAGTGGATTGTTATCGATGCCCTTTGCACCACAAGTATCCGGAATGCAATGTGGCCTGCGCGGATTACATCGATCATATTTTGCAAAACGAGAATGATGTAGCGGCGGTAATCGTCGAGCCGGTGGTTGGCACAAATGGAATTCTGGTTCCGCCGAAAGAATACATGCCTCGCCTCCGGGAGATTTGCAATCAACACAAGGTCCTTTTGATCGCGGATGAGGTGATGAGCGGCTGGGGCCGCACCGGAAAATGGTTTGCTGTGGATCACTGGGATGTAAAGCCGGACATACTCACCACTGCCAAAGGGATTACATCTGCTTATGTGCCGCTGGGACTTTGTGCGACAACAAGCGAGGTTGCCGGATATTTTGACGATCACTATTTCGCTCACGGTCATACATATGAAGCGCATCCGCTGACAATAGCTGCAGCGATCGCGGCAATCGGTGAATACGAGCGCTTAAATCTTATCGAACGCGCGGCAGAGATGGAGCGCTATATGGAACAGAAGCTCCGTGTGCTGCAGGAGAAACACGCTTGCATCGGCGACGTGCGCGGGATCGGTCTGTTCTGGACCGTTGATCTCGCAAAAGATCGCGCAACAAAAGCTCCTTTCAACACTTTCAAAGATAAAACCGCCAACGTCCCATTAGTCGTAGATCGAATCGCCGCCGAGATGCTGAAAAATGGCGTCTACATCCAGGCCTGGGTGAATCATTTCATCATCGCTCCACCGCTGATCATCACGCGCGAAGAAATCGACCAGGGAGTTGCCGCTCTGGATGCCGCACTGAAGAATTTGTAG